One part of the Trichoplusia ni isolate ovarian cell line Hi5 chromosome 2, tn1, whole genome shotgun sequence genome encodes these proteins:
- the LOC113508557 gene encoding nitric oxide synthase-interacting protein homolog: MTRHARNCTAGAVYTYHEKKKDAAASGYGTQSERLGKDSVKSFDCCSLTLQPCRNPVITKEGYLFDKEAILEYIISKKGEYNRKLKKYEKQLKKEDTEKAELAAAEKEANLIKFMNREKNITSTKQDDGPSSSSVSNLANGKAKQLPSFWVPSQLPDAKHSKVEKPDPTVYCPISGKPLKMKDLIEVKWTLVNDPDDKKSLIAKENRYMCPVTHDILGNAVPCAVIRTTGHVVTMECVEKIIKKDWLHPLTGDKLKEKDIIVVQRGGTGYALTNQNLEGKNERPVLQA; this comes from the exons ATGACTCGGCATGCTAGGAACTGCACTGCAGGTGCTGTCTACACATACCATGAAAAGAAGAAGGATGCTGCGGCCTCTGGTTATGGTACTCAAAGCGAAAGACTTGGAAAAGATTCAGTGAAAAGTTTCGATTGCTGTAGCTTAACTTTACAGCCTTGTAGAAACCCAGTTATAACTAAAGaaggttatttatttgataaagagGCTATTTTAGAGTATATCATCTCAAAAAAGGGTGAGTATAACCGCAAGTTGAAGAAGTACGAGaagcaattaaaaaaggaaGACACAGAGAAAGCTGAGTTGGCTGCGGCTGAGAAAGAAGCAAATTTGATCAAGTTTATGAACAGAGAGAAGAATATTACAAGTACGAAGCAGGATGACGGGCCATCCTCGTCATCTGTATCAAACCTCGCGAATGGCAAAGCAAAACAGTTGCCAAGTTTCTGGGTGCCATCACAACTGCCAGATGCTAAACATTCTAAAGTTGAAAAGCCTGACCCGACTGTTTACTGCCCTATAAGTGGGAAACCATTAAAAATGAAAGACTTGATTGAAGTGAAGTGGACATTAGTGAATGACCCTGATGATAAAAAATCATTGATTGCTAAGGAAAACAGGTACATGTGCCCTGTTACACATGACATACTGGGCAATGCTGTACCCTGTGCTGTAATTAG GACAACTGGCCATGTAGTCACAATGGAATGTGTAGAGAAGATCATCAAAAAGGATTGGTTGCACCCACTCACCGGTGACAAATTAAAAGAGAAAGACATTATTGTTGTCCAAAGAGGTGGAACTGGCTATGCTTTGACCAATCAGAACTTGGAGGGAAAGAATGAGAGACCTGTCTTACAAGCTTag
- the LOC113508551 gene encoding uncharacterized protein LOC113508551 isoform X2, producing the protein MNTSVEGIIVNKCQYAPIYLIQDPGATQANTYVLTPSTVDPPKPVSNNLKTFYENSGNIENGIINTDINVRPNAVKKKEGVLIGNNLKLASFLLPKTENVNKQYIVDNIVLKPNITTTISNPVPVNHHPVNTVPKIDIDRKIVKLKEVPIINRHRPEKVLPKIKPKENTPSPTPSKHTSVQLIKLGGTYHSLNHLSNDQIKMVNQALKMFNDPDKTMPEPTYDPVTNTKYIYKVVSPKDLTVVAKKKMLLKDKKGHTKIPKRIEEKAIKQVIHKEVPIPKEIIEEEPEPPAEDFGSLYRLQKHYENHPTHIPAKIHSNLFHCLLAIIKSGSDEDKTNIFIQQLEQLIVKLKSLLPCLLKKVDGSEGQSCTINGDIGRLFGMNPGKYNFDVEALNCVKDKNGYCIHNPPKINHFNKDQSKPVPNILKHSELLVPESETENCARINSVAKWPTVSKRIWKLKQKTHEQSAKKMRLKSEGDALIELGTEDFIFPKESENLNNISIVPENNAAAIDIGDDDVTKLLGAQDCNINSQPVTETQTNDITMTEQVKPKNNFVQFHSAHFDIRSSPIKTSSTVFRKFQIDPSKMSNYDVQVIRSLEMVNKPHDKRISLSNPDNLHASIPSSDSLHLSNLDNIRVSLPNSDQMQQVSLVNSTNSLHVSLPNPENGQQITIPNSNALHVSMPTSSSNIHAISNSENRLHVSMSSADNRLHLNLQNSNDLHVSKANLSNALHVIANSDNSLHASMPDLNTGLHIPNSNNNLHITIPNSDNRLHVTLPDSNDDLHVSMPSSPNSIHLTLPGSNDVNIPNDSLHDLFKDDLSCKDTDVIDPDLKDWIISTSEKSEDSFTKSNGLIEPSLIHVRDSDDKSMDPLKNVDHGDDMPSLDTSDNRLLSNQGESVLNFLDTLGNDLYPETEIRNNGVDFQLDLFAFHNS; encoded by the exons atgaatacttcTGTAGAAGGTATTATCGTGAACAAATGTCAATACGCCCCGATATACTTGATACAGGATCCTGGCGCCACTCAG GCGAATACTTACGTGTTAACTCCGAGTACTGTAGACCCACCCAAACCTGTGAGCAATAACCTGAAAACATTCTACGAAAACAGtggaaatattgaaaatggAATTATAAACACTGACATCAACGTAAGACCAAATGCAGTCAAGAAAAAGGAAGGGGTTTTAATAGGAAATAACTTGAAACTGGCCAGTTTTTTGCTgcctaaaactgaaaatgtaaataaacaatacatagtcgataatattgttttaaaacctaACATTACCACTACTATAAGTAATCCAGTACCAGTGAATCATCATCCAGTAAATACAGTACcaaaaatagatattgataGAAAAATAGTGAAACTTAAAGAGGTCCCGATCATCAACAGACATCGGCCAGAGAAAGTCCTGCCAAAGATTAAACCAAAAGAGAA CACACCCAGTCCTACTCCGTCAAAGCATACATCAgtgcaattaataaaattaggagGAACTTATCAtag CCTTAATCACTTAAGCAATGACCAGATCAAAATGGTAAATCAAGCATTGAAAATGTTCAATGATCCTGATAAAACAATGCCGGAGCCTACATATGATCCGGTTACCAacactaaatatatttataa GGTTGTATCACCAAAAGACTTAACAGTGGTTgcaaagaagaaaatgttacttaaagacAAAAAGGGTCATACAAAAATTCCGAAGCGAATTGAAGAAAAAGCCATTAAACAAGTTATACATAAAGAAGTACCAATTCCAAAAGAAATTATTGAAGAAGAACCTGAACCACCGGCTGAG gaTTTCGGCAGCCTATACCGCCTTCAAAAACATTACGAAAATCATCCCACACACATACCTGCAAAAATCCATTCCAATTTATTCCATTGTCTACTGGCGATTATCAAGAGTGGCTCCGATGAAGATAAgactaatatatttatacagcAGTTGGAACAGCTTATCGTGAAGCTGAAATCATTGCTGCCTTGCTTGTTAAAGAAAGTTGATGGAAGCGAGGGTCAATCTTGTACTATTAATGGCGATATTGGCAG ATTATTTGGCATGAATCCCGGCAAATACAATTTCGATGTGGAAGCCTTGAATTGTGTGAAAGACAAAAATGGATACTGTATTCACAATCCACCAAAAATCAATCACTTCAACAAAGATCAAAGTAAACCGGTTCCGAACATACTGAAGCACTCAGAACTGTTAGTACCGGAGAGTGAAACAGAAAACTGCGCAAGAATCAACTCCGTGGCAAAGTGGCCCACCGTCAGTAAGAGGATATGGAAGCTCAAACAGAAAACACATGAACAAAGTGCAAAGAAAATGAGACTGAAATCTGAGGGCGACGCCCTTATCGAACTAGGAACCGAAGACTTTATATTTCCTAAAGAAtcagaaaatttaaacaatataagcATTGTTCCCGAAAATAACGCAGCCGCTATTGACATTGGCGACGATGATGTTACTAAACTTTTAGGCGCGCAAGACTGCAACATCAACAGTCAACCAGTGACAGAAACACAAACCAACGATATCACTATGACTGAACAAGTTAAACCTAAAAACAACTTCGTCCAATTCCACAGCGCACACTTCGACATCAGATCTTCTCCTATTAAAACGTCTTCGACTGTATTCCGAAAGTTCCAGATTGATCCTAGTAAAATGAGCAATTACGACGTTCAAGTAATCCGCTCCTTAGAAATGGTGAACAAACCTCACGACAAACGCATCTCGCTATCAAATCCTGACAACTTACATGCCTCTATCCCAAGTTCCGACAGTTTACATCTATCAAATTTGGATAACATACGTGTTAGTCTGCCAAATTCAGACCAGATGCAACAAGTTTCTTTAGTAAATTCAACTAACAGTTTACATGTTTCATTACCGAATCCAGAAAATGGGCAACAAATTACCATACCGAACTCAAATGCTTTACATGTTAGTATGCCGACGTCCAGCAGTAATATTCATGCGATATCCAATTCTGAGAACAGGCTGCATGTAAGTATGTCTAGTGCTGACAACAGGCTGCATCTGAACCTACAAAACTCGAATGACCTACATGTTTCAAAAGCTAATCTGAGTAACGCTTTACATGTTATTGCAAATTCAGATAACAGTTTACATGCAAGTATGCCAGACTTAAATACCGGTCTACATATTCCAAATTCGAATAATAATCTTCATATTACTATCCCGAATTCGGATAACAGGCTTCATGTTACTTTGCCAGATTCTAATGATGATTTACATGTGAGTATGCCAAGTTCACCAAACAGCATACATTTGACGTTACCCGGTTCAAATGACGTCAATATTCCAAACGATAGCTTACACGACCTTTTCAAAGACGACCTATCATGTAAAGACACTGATGTTATAGACCCTGATCTGAAAGATTGGATTATAAGTACAAGTGAGAAGTCGGAAGACAGTTTTACCAAGTCTAATGGCCTCATCGAGCCGTCTTTAATACACGTCAGGGATAGTGATGATAAATCAATGGACCCACTTAAAAACGTCGATCATGGTGACGACATGCCGTCGCTAGACACATCAGATAATCGCCTGCTGTCGAATCAGGGCGAATCAGTATTAAACTTTTTAGATACATTAGGTAATGACTTATACCCAGAGACTGAGATTAGAAATAATGGTGTGGACTTCCAATTGGATCTGTTCGCATTTcataattcataa
- the LOC113508551 gene encoding uncharacterized protein LOC113508551 isoform X1, with protein MNTSVEGIIVNKCQYAPIYLIQDPGATQANTYVLTPSTVDPPKPVSNNLKTFYENSGNIENGIINTDINVRPNAVKKKEGVLIGNNLKLASFLLPKTENVNKQYIVDNIVLKPNITTTISNPVPVNHHPVNTVPKIDIDRKIVKLKEVPIINRHRPEKVLPKIKPKENTPSPTPSKHTSVQLIKLGGTYHSLNHLSNDQIKMVNQALKMFNDPDKTMPEPTYDPVTNTKYIYKVVSPKDLTVVAKKKMLLKDKKGHTKIPKRIEEKAIKQVIHKEVPIPKEIIEEEPEPPAEAKVTRSGRKVKLPKQILPEGSPQRTKKKSGTIVTCFQCSADFGSLYRLQKHYENHPTHIPAKIHSNLFHCLLAIIKSGSDEDKTNIFIQQLEQLIVKLKSLLPCLLKKVDGSEGQSCTINGDIGRLFGMNPGKYNFDVEALNCVKDKNGYCIHNPPKINHFNKDQSKPVPNILKHSELLVPESETENCARINSVAKWPTVSKRIWKLKQKTHEQSAKKMRLKSEGDALIELGTEDFIFPKESENLNNISIVPENNAAAIDIGDDDVTKLLGAQDCNINSQPVTETQTNDITMTEQVKPKNNFVQFHSAHFDIRSSPIKTSSTVFRKFQIDPSKMSNYDVQVIRSLEMVNKPHDKRISLSNPDNLHASIPSSDSLHLSNLDNIRVSLPNSDQMQQVSLVNSTNSLHVSLPNPENGQQITIPNSNALHVSMPTSSSNIHAISNSENRLHVSMSSADNRLHLNLQNSNDLHVSKANLSNALHVIANSDNSLHASMPDLNTGLHIPNSNNNLHITIPNSDNRLHVTLPDSNDDLHVSMPSSPNSIHLTLPGSNDVNIPNDSLHDLFKDDLSCKDTDVIDPDLKDWIISTSEKSEDSFTKSNGLIEPSLIHVRDSDDKSMDPLKNVDHGDDMPSLDTSDNRLLSNQGESVLNFLDTLGNDLYPETEIRNNGVDFQLDLFAFHNS; from the exons atgaatacttcTGTAGAAGGTATTATCGTGAACAAATGTCAATACGCCCCGATATACTTGATACAGGATCCTGGCGCCACTCAG GCGAATACTTACGTGTTAACTCCGAGTACTGTAGACCCACCCAAACCTGTGAGCAATAACCTGAAAACATTCTACGAAAACAGtggaaatattgaaaatggAATTATAAACACTGACATCAACGTAAGACCAAATGCAGTCAAGAAAAAGGAAGGGGTTTTAATAGGAAATAACTTGAAACTGGCCAGTTTTTTGCTgcctaaaactgaaaatgtaaataaacaatacatagtcgataatattgttttaaaacctaACATTACCACTACTATAAGTAATCCAGTACCAGTGAATCATCATCCAGTAAATACAGTACcaaaaatagatattgataGAAAAATAGTGAAACTTAAAGAGGTCCCGATCATCAACAGACATCGGCCAGAGAAAGTCCTGCCAAAGATTAAACCAAAAGAGAA CACACCCAGTCCTACTCCGTCAAAGCATACATCAgtgcaattaataaaattaggagGAACTTATCAtag CCTTAATCACTTAAGCAATGACCAGATCAAAATGGTAAATCAAGCATTGAAAATGTTCAATGATCCTGATAAAACAATGCCGGAGCCTACATATGATCCGGTTACCAacactaaatatatttataa GGTTGTATCACCAAAAGACTTAACAGTGGTTgcaaagaagaaaatgttacttaaagacAAAAAGGGTCATACAAAAATTCCGAAGCGAATTGAAGAAAAAGCCATTAAACAAGTTATACATAAAGAAGTACCAATTCCAAAAGAAATTATTGAAGAAGAACCTGAACCACCGGCTGAG GCTAAGGTCACAAGAAGTGGTAGGAAAGTAAAACTACCAAAGCAGATCTTACCTGAGGGCTCACCGCAGAGGACTAAAAAGAAGAGTGGCACCATTGTCACATGCTTCCAGTGTTCTGCT gaTTTCGGCAGCCTATACCGCCTTCAAAAACATTACGAAAATCATCCCACACACATACCTGCAAAAATCCATTCCAATTTATTCCATTGTCTACTGGCGATTATCAAGAGTGGCTCCGATGAAGATAAgactaatatatttatacagcAGTTGGAACAGCTTATCGTGAAGCTGAAATCATTGCTGCCTTGCTTGTTAAAGAAAGTTGATGGAAGCGAGGGTCAATCTTGTACTATTAATGGCGATATTGGCAG ATTATTTGGCATGAATCCCGGCAAATACAATTTCGATGTGGAAGCCTTGAATTGTGTGAAAGACAAAAATGGATACTGTATTCACAATCCACCAAAAATCAATCACTTCAACAAAGATCAAAGTAAACCGGTTCCGAACATACTGAAGCACTCAGAACTGTTAGTACCGGAGAGTGAAACAGAAAACTGCGCAAGAATCAACTCCGTGGCAAAGTGGCCCACCGTCAGTAAGAGGATATGGAAGCTCAAACAGAAAACACATGAACAAAGTGCAAAGAAAATGAGACTGAAATCTGAGGGCGACGCCCTTATCGAACTAGGAACCGAAGACTTTATATTTCCTAAAGAAtcagaaaatttaaacaatataagcATTGTTCCCGAAAATAACGCAGCCGCTATTGACATTGGCGACGATGATGTTACTAAACTTTTAGGCGCGCAAGACTGCAACATCAACAGTCAACCAGTGACAGAAACACAAACCAACGATATCACTATGACTGAACAAGTTAAACCTAAAAACAACTTCGTCCAATTCCACAGCGCACACTTCGACATCAGATCTTCTCCTATTAAAACGTCTTCGACTGTATTCCGAAAGTTCCAGATTGATCCTAGTAAAATGAGCAATTACGACGTTCAAGTAATCCGCTCCTTAGAAATGGTGAACAAACCTCACGACAAACGCATCTCGCTATCAAATCCTGACAACTTACATGCCTCTATCCCAAGTTCCGACAGTTTACATCTATCAAATTTGGATAACATACGTGTTAGTCTGCCAAATTCAGACCAGATGCAACAAGTTTCTTTAGTAAATTCAACTAACAGTTTACATGTTTCATTACCGAATCCAGAAAATGGGCAACAAATTACCATACCGAACTCAAATGCTTTACATGTTAGTATGCCGACGTCCAGCAGTAATATTCATGCGATATCCAATTCTGAGAACAGGCTGCATGTAAGTATGTCTAGTGCTGACAACAGGCTGCATCTGAACCTACAAAACTCGAATGACCTACATGTTTCAAAAGCTAATCTGAGTAACGCTTTACATGTTATTGCAAATTCAGATAACAGTTTACATGCAAGTATGCCAGACTTAAATACCGGTCTACATATTCCAAATTCGAATAATAATCTTCATATTACTATCCCGAATTCGGATAACAGGCTTCATGTTACTTTGCCAGATTCTAATGATGATTTACATGTGAGTATGCCAAGTTCACCAAACAGCATACATTTGACGTTACCCGGTTCAAATGACGTCAATATTCCAAACGATAGCTTACACGACCTTTTCAAAGACGACCTATCATGTAAAGACACTGATGTTATAGACCCTGATCTGAAAGATTGGATTATAAGTACAAGTGAGAAGTCGGAAGACAGTTTTACCAAGTCTAATGGCCTCATCGAGCCGTCTTTAATACACGTCAGGGATAGTGATGATAAATCAATGGACCCACTTAAAAACGTCGATCATGGTGACGACATGCCGTCGCTAGACACATCAGATAATCGCCTGCTGTCGAATCAGGGCGAATCAGTATTAAACTTTTTAGATACATTAGGTAATGACTTATACCCAGAGACTGAGATTAGAAATAATGGTGTGGACTTCCAATTGGATCTGTTCGCATTTcataattcataa